The Sphingomonas alpina genome has a segment encoding these proteins:
- a CDS encoding dipeptidase, with protein sequence MKATGLFASVALLAFTVPAHAQDEEARVARVLKATPIIDGHNDWPETLREREGEGRWTIDLRRGLDRKPQPYNTDIERLRKGMVGGQFWSVYVSANLPGPEQVKETLEQIDFVHQLAARYPETFALARTADDVRRIQRSGRIASMIGVEGGGQIDGSLSVLRTYHDLGAGYLTLTHSLTIDWADSATDDPKHDGLTAFGEEVVRELNRLGMLVDLSHVSEATMRDALRVSKAPVIYSHSGARALDDHPRNVSDDVLKLVAANGGVVMVNYAPSYVSDAYRRWSADRGAERTRLNAPPFGGLYIGQPDKAKSALAQWEKDHPAPRVTLAQVADHIEHIAKVAGPDHVGIGSDFDGTGNELPDGLGDVATYPQLMAELMRRGWSDANIAKLAGGNILRVMEAAEKVAAAPGSTRTRK encoded by the coding sequence ATGAAGGCCACGGGCCTGTTCGCATCGGTCGCGCTGCTGGCGTTCACCGTTCCCGCTCATGCGCAGGATGAGGAGGCGCGGGTAGCGCGCGTGCTCAAGGCGACGCCGATCATCGACGGTCATAACGACTGGCCGGAGACGCTGCGCGAGCGCGAAGGCGAGGGGCGTTGGACGATCGATCTGCGCCGCGGGCTCGACCGCAAGCCCCAGCCATACAACACCGATATCGAACGGCTGCGCAAGGGTATGGTCGGCGGCCAGTTCTGGTCGGTCTATGTCTCGGCCAATCTGCCCGGGCCGGAGCAGGTCAAGGAGACGCTCGAGCAGATCGACTTTGTTCACCAGCTTGCCGCGCGCTATCCGGAGACCTTCGCGCTCGCCCGAACCGCGGACGACGTGCGGCGCATCCAGCGCAGTGGCCGCATCGCCTCGATGATCGGGGTCGAGGGCGGCGGCCAGATCGACGGCAGCCTGTCGGTGCTGCGTACGTATCATGACCTGGGTGCTGGCTATCTGACGCTGACCCATTCGCTGACCATCGACTGGGCGGACTCGGCGACCGACGATCCCAAACATGACGGCCTGACCGCGTTCGGCGAAGAGGTGGTGCGCGAGCTGAATCGGCTCGGGATGCTGGTCGATCTGAGCCATGTGAGCGAAGCGACGATGCGCGATGCGCTGCGCGTGTCGAAGGCACCGGTGATCTATTCGCATTCGGGCGCGCGGGCGCTCGACGATCATCCGCGCAACGTGTCGGACGATGTGCTCAAGCTGGTCGCGGCGAATGGCGGCGTAGTGATGGTCAATTATGCGCCGAGCTATGTCTCCGATGCCTATCGGCGCTGGTCAGCGGATCGCGGGGCTGAGCGGACGCGGCTCAATGCACCACCCTTTGGCGGTCTCTATATCGGCCAGCCGGACAAGGCGAAGTCGGCGCTCGCTCAATGGGAGAAGGATCATCCTGCTCCGCGCGTGACGCTGGCGCAGGTGGCCGATCATATCGAGCATATCGCCAAGGTCGCCGGGCCGGACCATGTCGGTATCGGGTCGGATTTCGACGGTACCGGCAACGAATTGCCCGACGGGCTGGGCGATGTCGCGACCTATCCGCAGCTGATGGCCGAGCTGATGCGGCGCGGCTGGAGCGATGCGAATATCGCCAAGCTGGCGGGCGGCAACATCCTGCGCGTGATGGAGGCGGCGGAGAAGGTCGCGGCGGCACCCGGATCCACCAGGACGCGGAAGTAG